In Chthonomonadales bacterium, a single genomic region encodes these proteins:
- a CDS encoding ammonium transporter — MLAAGAAALAQAGEAPKVDTGDTAWMLISTALVMLMTPGLALFYGGMVRSKNVLNTLMQSFVAVCAVTVIWVVCGYSLAFAPGNAFVGGLSWLGLTGVGQEPSGYGTTIPHQVFMVYQMMFAVITPALISGAIADRMRFGAYLAFIALWSVIVYSPLAHMVWGEGGFLRELGALDFAGGTVVHISSGFSALVLAVMLGKRRYGATEDLRPHSLPMTLIGTALLWFGWFGFNAGSAIGAGGLAGSAFVVTHIAAAVAGLTWVAIEWIAYHKPTALGLATGAVAGLVAITPASGFVGPMAAIAIGAGVSVLSFFAIKLKARLGYDDTLDVFGVHGMGGTWGALATGLFASRAVNAAGADGLFAGGGFGLLGKQIIGVLMAIACAVVGTLLIGFVLKATIGLRVSAEEEEAGLDLTQHGESGYAGPSTGSETPPQSHASIVPVGTIQEGGAPW; from the coding sequence ATGCTCGCCGCCGGCGCCGCCGCCCTGGCCCAGGCCGGCGAAGCGCCGAAGGTCGACACCGGCGACACCGCCTGGATGCTCATATCGACGGCCCTCGTCATGCTGATGACCCCGGGCCTCGCGCTCTTCTACGGCGGCATGGTGCGCTCGAAGAACGTGCTCAACACGCTGATGCAGTCGTTCGTCGCCGTGTGTGCCGTCACGGTGATCTGGGTCGTGTGCGGCTACAGCCTGGCGTTCGCGCCGGGCAACGCGTTCGTCGGCGGGCTCTCATGGCTCGGGCTGACCGGCGTCGGCCAGGAGCCCTCCGGCTACGGCACGACGATCCCGCACCAGGTCTTCATGGTTTACCAGATGATGTTCGCCGTGATCACCCCGGCGCTGATCAGCGGCGCCATCGCGGACCGCATGAGGTTCGGCGCCTACCTGGCGTTCATCGCGCTCTGGAGCGTGATCGTCTACTCGCCGCTCGCGCACATGGTGTGGGGCGAGGGCGGGTTCCTGCGAGAGCTCGGCGCCCTCGACTTCGCGGGCGGCACGGTGGTCCACATCTCCTCGGGCTTCTCGGCGCTCGTGCTGGCGGTGATGCTCGGCAAGCGACGCTATGGCGCGACGGAAGACCTGCGACCGCACAGTCTGCCGATGACGCTGATCGGCACGGCGCTGCTCTGGTTCGGGTGGTTCGGCTTCAACGCCGGGTCGGCGATCGGCGCCGGGGGCCTGGCGGGATCGGCCTTCGTGGTGACCCACATCGCGGCCGCCGTGGCCGGCCTCACGTGGGTGGCAATCGAGTGGATCGCCTACCACAAGCCGACCGCGCTGGGCCTCGCGACGGGCGCCGTGGCCGGCCTCGTCGCGATCACGCCGGCCTCGGGGTTCGTCGGACCGATGGCGGCCATCGCGATCGGCGCGGGCGTGTCGGTGCTCTCGTTCTTCGCCATCAAGCTCAAGGCGCGTCTGGGCTATGACGACACTCTGGACGTGTTCGGCGTGCACGGAATGGGCGGCACGTGGGGCGCGCTCGCGACCGGGCTCTTCGCTTCGAGGGCCGTGAACGCCGCGGGCGCCGACGGCCTCTTCGCGGGGGGAGGATTCGGCCTGCTCGGCAAGCAGATCATAGGGGTACTGATGGCCATTGCGTGCGCCGTCGTCGGCACGCTCTTGATCGGCTTCGTGCTGAAGGCGACCATCGGCCTGCGCGTAAGCGCCGAGGAGGAGGAGGCCGGGCTCGACCTCACGCAGCATGGCGAGTCCGGCTACGCGGGCCCGTCCACCGGCTCGGAGACGCCGCCGCAATCGCATGCGTCCATCGTCCCGGTCGGCACCATCCAGGAAGGAGGAGCGCCATGGTGA
- a CDS encoding porin, producing MNAIHRIGRSCARVLIGILVCAAMAGAASPVRADEPKVTVTGLLDWYYQYSFRHPPAGAALAGRSFDVKHDSFSLSLAEASVTRPVTADSPVGFTATLTFGKTADLVHATEPGGTDTYKHLQQLYATYLTRGPHPVTIDFGKFVTPFGYEVIESAANDNYSRGFLFNYAIPFYHVGLRLTCPLTDALAGRLLLVNGWNNAEDDNGGKSAGAQLSYTGRGGLNVTLTWMGGDEWTGAGLPTNLSVQLLDLIVSYDSGDRLKLAANADYASASRDGAGGGHWSGLALYARCQATASSAVALRWERFADSAGLRTGTAQDLDSLTATYEYAVGASLLNRLEYRHDRAGAAFFPSRGGRSRTQDTVTFGQVVRF from the coding sequence GTGAACGCGATCCACCGGATCGGAAGGTCGTGCGCCCGTGTACTCATCGGCATCCTCGTCTGCGCCGCGATGGCCGGGGCCGCCTCGCCCGTCCGGGCCGACGAGCCGAAGGTCACCGTCACGGGGCTGCTCGACTGGTACTACCAGTACAGTTTCCGCCACCCGCCCGCCGGCGCCGCGCTCGCCGGCCGCTCCTTCGATGTCAAGCACGACAGCTTCAGCCTGAGCTTGGCCGAGGCCAGCGTTACACGCCCCGTGACGGCGGACTCGCCCGTCGGCTTCACGGCCACGCTCACGTTCGGCAAGACCGCCGACCTCGTGCATGCCACGGAGCCAGGCGGCACGGACACCTACAAGCACCTTCAGCAGCTCTACGCCACCTACCTGACACGCGGTCCGCACCCGGTCACCATCGACTTCGGCAAGTTCGTGACGCCCTTCGGCTACGAGGTCATCGAGAGCGCGGCCAACGACAACTACTCGCGCGGATTCCTATTCAACTACGCCATTCCGTTCTATCACGTGGGGCTCCGGCTGACCTGCCCGCTGACCGACGCGCTCGCCGGCCGGCTACTGCTGGTCAACGGCTGGAACAACGCGGAGGACGACAACGGGGGCAAGTCGGCGGGCGCGCAGCTCAGCTACACTGGGCGCGGCGGGCTGAACGTGACCCTCACCTGGATGGGCGGCGATGAGTGGACGGGCGCGGGGCTCCCGACCAACCTGAGCGTGCAGCTTCTCGACCTGATCGTGAGCTACGACTCCGGCGATCGGCTCAAGCTGGCCGCGAACGCCGACTACGCGAGCGCCTCAAGGGACGGGGCGGGCGGCGGCCACTGGAGCGGACTCGCGCTCTACGCCCGCTGCCAAGCGACGGCGTCCTCGGCGGTGGCCTTGCGCTGGGAGCGCTTCGCGGACAGCGCCGGTCTGCGTACCGGCACGGCTCAGGACCTGGATAGCCTCACCGCCACCTATGAGTACGCCGTTGGCGCAAGCTTGCTGAACCGGCTCGAGTATCGGCACGACCGTGCCGGCGCCGCCTTCTTCCCGTCCAGGGGAGGCCGCAGCCGCACCCAGGACACCGTCACCTTCGGACAGGTGGTCCGCTTTTGA